One Planctomycetaceae bacterium DNA window includes the following coding sequences:
- a CDS encoding DUF1553 domain-containing protein — protein sequence PYHLTSQWGKDNEIDNPSAGEMPLFSRMYLKSMEAEQLFDSLIVASNAHQAGQGGWAAQEDQRRRWMQQFVVSFDNDENAEATTFNGTIPQALMLMNSDLTDKAVSVERGSFLFETLSAPGKDGTKIDDLYLACLSRHPTRGELAKIQRMIGSYPPANRLAAYQDLMWALLNSNEFVFIH from the coding sequence ACCCGTACCATCTGACTAGCCAGTGGGGCAAAGACAACGAGATTGACAATCCCTCTGCCGGCGAGATGCCGCTGTTTAGTCGAATGTACCTGAAGTCGATGGAAGCAGAGCAACTATTCGACTCTTTGATCGTGGCGTCAAATGCCCATCAGGCGGGTCAGGGCGGTTGGGCGGCTCAGGAGGATCAGCGCCGTCGATGGATGCAGCAGTTTGTTGTTTCCTTCGACAATGACGAAAACGCTGAGGCGACGACGTTTAATGGAACCATCCCTCAGGCACTCATGCTGATGAACAGCGATCTGACCGACAAAGCGGTCAGCGTCGAACGGGGAAGTTTTCTGTTCGAAACGTTGAGTGCACCTGGAAAAGACGGGACAAAGATTGATGACCTCTATCTTGCCTGTCTGTCGCGTCATCCGACTCGCGGGGAGCTTGCAAAGATCCAGCGAATGATCGGAAGTTACCCCCCCGCAAACAGACTGGCTGCGTACCAGGACCTGATGTGGGCTCTCTTGAACTCAAACGAATTT